One Caenibius sp. WL genomic window, CTCATGACGGCCATTGTCTTATCCTTCCCTCTTCTTCGCCCACCTTATGAGGGATGCGGGCGGTTTCAAAGCAAGGCTCCACCCTATTCCGCGTACTCTTGGCTAGCGCCCCATTTTGGCGAGGCGCCGCCCGGTGACGAAGGTCTGGATGGCGAAAAGCAGGAGGAGAATGCCGCCCACGGTTCCGACAAAGATATCGAAACCCGAAATCTTGCCGAAAATGCCGGGCGTGGCGCCAAGGATCATCATCATCATGGTCAGGACGATGAGCATGATCCTCAGTTCGGTCGGCCCGGCGGCCATATAGGAAAGCTTGAATTCTCCCAGCACGCGGGCAGAAAGGAAGGTATGGATCGACAGTAGCAGGTAACCGGCCAGCGCGACCATCGCGAAATCCATCGTGACAAAGGGACTGAGCCCCATGCCGGTGAGAATGAAAAGTGTCGTCAGACCGTCACAGCTATGATCGATGAAGTACCCGTAGGACGGGCGTTCTATCGAACGGTATCGGGCCAGACTGCCATCCATCGAATCCCCGAACCAGTTCACAAAATAACCGAGAATGGCGAGAAGCAGCCAGAGTTTACCGTAATTGCTCGCGGTATAACCGGCAAAGGTCATGAAACCGCCGATCAGGCCGAGAATGGTCAGTTTGTCAGGCGTAACCCAACGCGGCATCCGGGCGCACAACCACGTTAGCAGCTTGCGCTCGTTGGCTGCCAGAACGTTCTCCTGGATGCGGGAAAGGGATGAGGTACGATCTTTGACGTGGTCGGACATGGGGGCCTTAGCAGAAGCGAATGACAGCGAACCGGAAAGGCATAGCATGATTGCCGGGAATAAATGGCCTCACTTCGGTGCCGTCCGTTATTGCACATCCCCGTCCGTCCGCAAACGGAGCTGAAGGCAACGGGCCTTCATGCCGTAACTGTTCGCCGCATCATGGAACTTCTGCCGGTCTTCCGCCGTACCCGCTTCGCTTGCGCGGATGAGTGCGATCTGTTCGCGGTAAAAAAGTTCGTTGAGATCCATGACCATGTGCCGATCCTTCCGACAGAGAGTTATTCCGGCGAACCGGCCACTTCCTGAGCGCGGCGGGCGCGATTGTCGTCTATGGTTTGCGCCCGGGTGGCCATCGCGCGCCATGATGCTTCCGAACGCAGGGCGCGTTCACGCACATTATCAAGAGTGGCGTTGCGGGCTTCCTCCGCAGCTTCTTCGGCACGTTCCAGATAGAATTGCGTTGTCTGAGCCACGGATCGTCCTCTTCGGAGTAAGGCGGGAAGCAGGCGAATCGCCCGCTTCCCGGTCTCGATGCAGTCAGTTCACGCAGCCGCGAGATTGACAGCGGATTCCTTGCCGTTCTTCCCGCGTTCGACCTCATAGGAAACGCGTTGATCCTGCTGGAGAGATGTCATGCCGGCCGCATGCACGGCGGAAATATGGACAAAGCTGTCCTTGCCGCCATCGTCGGGCTGGATGAAACCAAAACCGCGATCTTCGTTGAAAAATTTAACTACGCCGATAGGCATGGGATGTTCCTTTCAAGAAACAATTGAATTGCCCAACCGCAACACGCGGAAGGGCTATGCGTTGCCGTCAGATGAAAGGAAGTCGTCGCCTGGTATGCATAATAATCCTTTAAAGGATATATGCACTTTTCATTCGCCGAGGTCCGTCGCAAAATTCGACGTCAGCGCAAGCTGTTTATCACGTTTTTCGGAAAAGACCTAATCCGTGGCCAGAAACTTATGTCAGCCTATCATATCCGCGACAATACGTTGCCATTCATCCCGGCTGAGGGCGAATGATTCCGGCTTTCCGACATAGGATTTGGGCGTTTTCCTGCCGGCAAAGGACAGGGTGAGTTTGTGACGCTTCGATGCGCCTATGGTCTGTGTGTTCATTATTTCCTGTTGGGTAGCGGAATGCGCATACCCATTATCTGTAAAAACTAGCGCCTGAACCGTGCTGGCCCTGCCCCCGGCGTACGTTCGCGAAAGACGATGCGCCCTTTGGTCAGGTCGTAAGGCGTCATTTCGACATGCACTCTGTCGCCGACAACCGAGCGGATGCGGTATTTGCGCATCTTGCCCGCCGTATAGGCGATAATCCGGTGGCTGTTATCAAGCAGAACACCAAATCGCCCATCAGGCAGAATCTCGTCGATCTGCCCTTCCATGCGAAGCAATTCCTCTTTCGCCAAAGACGTCTCTTTCATGCAATCGGTTACCCGCCGCACAAAACGCGGCAGAGCCAGGAAGCATGAAAAGGAAGGAAGACCGCGATCGGGTTATCAAATTCCGTCGCAGGCGACGTTCAGGCAAGACGGCATATAGGGACGTTGCGCGACTTTACAACCTCCTTGCGGTGAACCGCCTTGTTGCTTGTTGTCCGTCAGCCTCGGTTCTGTGATAAGATAAAAAATCCGCATAACTAATTCCGTCCCCCGAAGGGCGGCAGAGGATAAAGAGGAGAGAGGAAAATGGCGAAATTTCTGATCAAAGGCGGCACCGTAGTGGATGGGACACTTGCCCCCGCCTATCCGGCCGACGTTCGGGTGGAGGGGGAACGAATTGTCGAGATCGGTCCGGATCTGGCCCCACGCTCCGGAGAGGAGGTGTTCGATGCGGCGGGTTGCTACGTCACCCCCGGTTTCATCGAAGCGCACACGCATTACGATTCCACGATGTGGTGGCAGCCCGATCTCGATCCCCTGCCGGGTTATGGTGCGACGACCATCGTGATGGGCAATTGCGGGTTTTCGGCTGCACCGCTGGCCGATGACAAGGCGGCGCAGATGGAGATGATCAAGATATTCTCGTTCTTCGAGGATATCCCGCTGGAACCGTTCACGCAGCACCTGCCGTTCGATTGGCGCAAGTGGTCCGAATACAAGAAATCGATGGTCGAGAAGGTTCAGATGCCGCTCAACTACACGACCTATGTCGGCCATATCGCGATCCGCATCGCGGTGATGGGCGACGAGGCGTGGCATCGCCCGGCAAATGCGGAAGAACGCGCGAAGATGGCCGAACTGCTCGACGATGCATTGCGCGCGGGTGCCCTGGGCCTGTCGACCAATCTGCTCGATCATGATGGCGAAGACCGGCCGATCCCCACGCTGGTGTCCGACGATGCCGAATTTGAGGCGCTGTTCGACGTGTTGCAGCGTTATCCGGCTGCAACGTTCCAGTGCATCATCGATGTGGCGCTGATGCGCGACAACGGCGACCAACAGATCGAACGCATTGCCAGCTTGCTCAAGGGGCGCGGGATTCGCGTCCAGTTCACCGGCGCGGCGCCGACCTCCGAATATCAGACCTATCGCGTCGAGCAGCTCAAGGAACAGGTTGCGCGGCTCCGCAGCGAAGGGCTCGATGTCTGGCCGGGTTATGCCCACACTCCGCTTACCGCGCAGGTCAGTATCTATCGCTCCCTGCTGTTCGCCCAGTCCAACGACTATGTCTGGCATGAAGCCGTGCTGGCCGAAGGCGATGCGGCGAAGGAAGCGGTCTTGCGCGATCCTGACTGGCGCGCGCGGGCGCGGGAAAGCTGGGACACCAAGATTTATCCGCATTCGCCGATGGCCAATCCCCATCTCCTGCTGCTCACCCAGCTCGGTTCCGAGAACGGCACGGGCGGCCCCTTCGGCATTACGCTCAAAGACTATGCGGAGCAGTTGGGTGTGCACCAGTCCGATGCGGCGGCCGAATGGCTTCTGCGCAACGGCGTCAACTCGGCAATCCGCATGGCGCCGATGGCCATGAATGACGAAGCGGTGGCGGTTCAGGTGCGCGATCCGAAATCGCTCGGCAATGTCAACGATTGCGGCGCGCATTTGCAGATGCTGTGCGGCAGCGGCGAAAACGTGATCTACCTGACCAAGTTCGTCCGTGACAAGAAACTCATCACGCTGGAGCAGGCGATCCACACGATGACCGGGAAGATCGCCGAGCATTTCTACCTTCATGATATCGGCGAAGTGAAAGTGGGCAAGCGCGCCGATCTCGTGGTGTTCGACCTGAACGAGATCGAACAGCGCGACATGGAAAAGCGCTATGACGTGGAAGACGGTAAGGGCGGCATGATGTGGCGCTACACCCGCCAGGCTGCGCCGATGCGGCTGACAATGGTGAACGGGGTGCCGATCTTCCGGGATGGAGCTTACACCGGCGCGAAGCCCGGCGAATATCTCGAAGCCAGGAACGAAGACGCGCCGACGGCAATGGCAGCGGAATAGGCCGGGCTGACGCGCCAGAACACAATTGCCCCGGAACAGGCGGACCTGCTCCGGGGCAAAAATGGAGTGTTCCCGTCATGACCGGGCCGAATGCGGAAGCATTGCTTCCGGTTCGATCCGGTCAGGCGGAAACGGCTATCAGTTGCCGAAACGATAGCGCAACTGGAGACCCCAGGTACGCGGCTCGTTGTACAGCAGGCTGGTGGTGCCGAGAACCGAGTAGATCGGCACGCCGCCGATCTTGTAGAGTTCCTTCGTCACGTTGTTGACGAAGACGCCCAGCGACAGGCCTTCCTTGCCGGCGATATTGTTCCAGTCGGCGCGCAGGTCGAGCTGGTTGTAGCCGTTTTCGACGCCCAGCGGATCTTCGAAGACCGAGAGGCTGTACTTGCTCGAATAGGCCCAGTTGGCGCCGAACGAGAGTTCGCCCACATTGTCGGCCAGCGGCACGATATAATTGGCCGACAGGTTCAGACGATGCTTCGCCAGGAACGGGAACGGGCGCCCGGTAATCAGGTTGCCCGTCTGGACGTCGACCACCTTCGAATACTTGGCGTCGGTCAGCGAGTAGGACGCGCCGAGCGTCAGGTGTTCGAACGGCTTCAGCGTCAGATCGGCTTCGAGACCCTTGATCTTGGCCTCCGCGGCGTTGACGATCAGGCTGATCAGTGCCGTCTGCCCGTTAACCTGAGCCGGGAAGGATTGGCTGATCTGCGCATCCTTCTGGATCGAGGTGAACGCGGCGAGATTCAGACGCCCTTCCATGCCGCCGGCGTGGAAATCGGTCTTGAGGCCGAGTTCGAAGTCGGTGACTTTTTCAGGCCCGTAGGCGAAGCCGAAATTGCCCGCCTGCGGGTTCAGACCGCCCGCACGATAGCCACGCCGATGGGTGGCATAGACGAGCGTGCTGGGGCTGACCTTGTAATCGATGCTGAAGTTGTACGACGAGGCGTTGAAGCTGGCCTTGGTGAGATTCGGGCAACCTGCGGCGAGGCTGCACGACGTCGGTCCGAATTGCCAGGTCGGATCGCGGTAATTTGCCGCGACCAGCGAACGGAAATCGTGCGTATAGCGATAACCGGCCGTGATGCTGAGACCTTCGACACCCACGCTCGAGAAGTCATAGGTGAACTGACCGAACAGTGCCTGGCTGCGTTCCACGGGCGAGGAAATGTTCAGCGAAGGCACGCCGACCGAAACCTGGATGTTCCGCTGCGGCGAGGGCGACTTGCTCCACAGCACGAACGCACCGATGGTAAAATCCAGCGCGCCGTCGAACGCCTTGCCCTGCAACTGCGTCTCGTTGCTGATCTGGCGCAGATTGGCCGCCCAATAACCATCGGGCGTGACCTGGTCGAGCAGCGGATAAAGCGTGCCGTCCATATCGTAACGGCTCATCTGCTTGAACCGGCGATAACCGAAGATATTCTTCAGCGTCAGATTGTCGCTGATTTCCAGCGTGGAGATATTGGTGATGCCCCAACCGCGCGACCGGGCAACGCCATCTACGCCGGATTGGGCGATACGAGGGCCGCCTTTGATCTGGTTGGCCATCTGATTAGGCAGTGCCGGATCGGGGAAGTACACCACACGGCCAGCTGCGACGGCCAGCGGGAAATATTTCGCCGGATCGGCCCTGAGCTGGGCGATGGTCGGGCCGGTCCCGCCCAGAGTCAGCGGAATGGCCGGGCCGGAACCGCTCGTGTTCACGTTCGCGGCCAGAACCATGTTGGTGTTGATTCCGGCGATCTGCTGCGAAGAACCGTTGGTGTCCGACTTCATGTAATCGAACATCAGGAAGTTTTCGAAGCGGTCCGACGGGGTCCACAACATCGAGCCGCGCAGACCGAAATAGTTGCGGTCGTCGAGTTCCTTCCCGGTGTTGAAGTTCTTGGTGAACCCGTCACGCTTGGCGAGCTTGCCCGCAAAGCGGAAAGCCAGCGTATCGCCAGCGGGAAGATTGATCGCGCCTTCGATCTGGCGATCGTTGAACCGGCCATACTGGAGATTCACATAGCCGCCGGTATTGTGCGTCGGGCGGGCCGGTTCGTAGAGCACCGCGCCGCCGGTGGAGTTGCGGCCGAACAGCGTGCCCTGCGGGCCTTTCAGGACCTGCACGTTCTGCAAGTCGAAGAACTTGCCCGGGCCGGTATCGCCGGTCTGCAGGGGAACCTGCGCGAAATAGGCGGTGACGCGCGGGTTCTGCCCCTGTGCCGAAGCGCCCGAGCTGGACTGACCGCGGATGGACATGGTCACTTCGTCGCGGGCCTGCTGATAGGTGGTCAGAGCAGGAACGATGCGTTGCAGGTCGGTTGCATCCTGCACGTTGCGTTCGCTCAGCATGTCGCCGCTGAACGCCTGCACGGAAATCGGCACCGACTGGAGCGATTCTTCCTTGCGGCGGGCGGTTACGACGATGTCATCGAGGCCGCTGGTGGTTGCCTGGTCTGCTGTTTCCTGCGGTGCCGCTTCCTGTGCGAATGCGGGCGTTGCACCGGCGACAAGGCCGATCGTGGCCGCAACGACACCGATATGCCAGTTGCCGCGGATAAGGGATTCCCCTCTGCGCATAAATACCTTCCCTGAATGGTCTGCTTTGTGAGACAGTGTAATGTTGTACTTCGGTCCATATTTGGACTTCGGTCCATATAAATGATTCGCGTTTGATGTCAAAGGAAGCCCGCGCATATTGGCGCTGTGGGGCATAAGATCGGTCTATGGGGGGGATAGGATTTGATCGCCTACCGGGCTGCACAACGGCGTCCTATCCTCGCATGAGCTTGTGCGAGGAGAGCCTATGCAGCCACATGACGACACCCGAATGGCAAAAGACCGGCCGCGATTATCCGTGGCGCTACGCACCGCCCTGTTTGAAATCTTCGCCGTTCGCGCGCGCGGGGTGACCGGGGTGGCAATGGATCGCAAAGGCAGCATTGCGGCCCGGCGTTGAGCTTATCGGGCATAGAATGAAACTATGCCTTTCATGCGATTTTTGCGCCTACCCATCCGTTCCGCCGCCGCCCAAGCTTGTGCCGATCTGCCAAGGAGGGCCCCGCGATGACGACCTGGAACGACAAGTATGAAGGTGTCTGGGAACGCCTGCTGCTGTCGCTGCCGGGGCAGGCGGTCGATACGTTGACCGCCGTAAGCTGGATTCAGGGGCCGCACTATTTCGTCGATCTGCGCCAGCCGCACTGGCTGCGTGGCGCAGTGCAGGCGGCATGTCTGGGCGAACTGCAAATGGAGGAGGCTCGTGCGCTGGCCTGCCAGCAAGGTTTCGCCGGGACTTTCGAATTGTCCGGCGCAATCGCCACCTGGGTGCGTTCCATCGATTTCCAGCCGCCTGGCGATCTGGGGGACCGGGGCTGCTTGGAAGCAGAGGGTGAACTGCTGATCGAGCATGGCGTCGACGCCGATTACATCGAATACTGGCAGCGCGCGGCGTCGGAGGGAGATTGCCGCAGCGTGGGTGCGCGCTACACATCGGTCGAAGATGGTTGCCCGGTGATTCTGGTGCGCCATGGCTCCCGCTTCGGCTATGCCCGTGCGCGCACCCGGCCGGTGGCGCCCAACGCTGATCTTGCAGATATGCTCAAGGATGCGGATATCGCCTCCGCCCGCGCGTTGCTCGATTGCGAAATCGCTCTCGGCCAGGTGACGTCCGAAGGTTGGCGGATCGATCGTTCGACTCTGCCGTGGCGTGAAGGCAGGCTTTTGATGCGGCCGGACGCGGATATTCGGAGTGGACGCCTGGGCGTGGCGGATATCGATGCGCGGGGGCAGATCTTCACGCGTTCTCTGGAACTGGTGGAATGCCATGGGGCATGGGATGCCGGATATCATGGGGCGTTTCCGCCCCCGGCGGCGCAGGTGGCCAAAGCTGCTAAGGCCGAGCCGTTCCGCGCCGTGCCGGTGGTGGATATCGCCGCGCTGGGTGGCCCCGATCCCGTGGCGGAACGGGCTGTGGTCGAACAGTTGCGGCAGGCGGCGGCCGATGTCGGTTTCCTCCATATCACCGGGCATGGTATCGCGCCCGCGGTGATCGACCGCGTCCAGCACGCAGCGAAGCGGTTTTTCGATCAGCCAACGGACACCAAGCTGGAGAGCTATATCGGCCGTTCGCGCAATCATCGCGGTTATGTGCCGGAAGGCGAAGAAGTGTTGAGCGGCACCATGCGCGATCGCAAGGAGGCTTTCGATCTCGCCCTCGATCTGCCCGCCGAACGGGTCCCCGCCGATCATCCGATGCTGGGGCCGAACCAGTGGCCCGATCTCGCGGGCTTTCGTGAGGATGTGATGGGCTACTACGCAGCGGCGTTTGCCGTGGGGCAGAAGCTCCTGCGCGGCTTTGCGATGGCGCTGGGGCAACCGGCGGACAGTCTGGATGCGCTGGTGACGGAACCGCCCAGCCAGCTCCGCCTGTTGCACTATCCGTTTCAGCCCGGCATCGCGGACGCACCGGGGATCGGGGCGCATACCGATTACGAATGCTTTACCCTGCTGCTGGCGACCGGGCCGGGGCTGGAAGTGATGAACGAGGCAGGGGATTGGATCGATGCCCCGCCTGTTCCGGGCGGACTGGTGGTCAATATTGGCGATATGCTGGAATTTTGGTCGAACGGCGCATTCGTCGCCACGTCGCACCGCGTGCGCAAAGTGCCTGAGGAACGCTACAGCTTTCCCCTGTTCTTCGCGCTCGATTACCATGTTGCGTTGCAGCCGCTGGGGGCTGCGTCCGATGCCGAAGCGATCAGCAGCGGCGAACATCTCTATGCCCAGACGATCCAGACATTCCGCTATCTGCAGGAACGGGCCGCGAAAGGCGATGTCGGGCTGCCGGAGAATGCGCGCAAGCTGTCCTCGTTCGGGCAGGCCGCACGCCACAGGGAAGCCGCCGAATAAGGTGGCCTGTTGCCGCAGCGGCGCAATTCGGGCAGGCGTATGAGAAAGGCTGATTTGCCGCCCGCTGCGGTCTGCAATGCAGCCTCCTCTTCTCAGGCTGCCGGAATGACGACGACCAACGATCCCGCCAAGAAACAGGTCCGCATCGACCGCAATTTTGCGTCGCGGGTGGATTGGAACCTGCTGCGCCTGTTCGTCGAAATCGTGCAGGCTGGGGGGATCGGCGCCGCCGCGCGGCGGTTGAACCGCCAGCAGCCCAGTGTCAGCGCGGCGCTGAAACGGTTGGAAGACCATATCGGCACGCAATTGCTGCGGCGTACCGCATCGGGGGTGGAAGCGACCACGGCCGGGCGGGCGCTGCTGCTGATCTGCGAGGATATGTTCGAATCGGCCCGCATGGTGCCGCACCAGATTTCACAAGCGATCAAGCAGGTCGAAGGGCTGGTCAGAATCCAACTCATCTCATCGGTGATATCGGCCGAATTCGACGAGGCGATCGCGAGTTTCCATCGCCGCCATCCGGCGATCCAGATTGAACTGCATGTCTCCCCTTGGCGCGAAGTGCTTGATGCGCTGGAGCGGGGGGAAGCGGAACTCGGCGTGGGATATGACAGCGGCGTGCGCAGCGCGTTGACCTACGAACCGATGTTCGTGGAATCGCAGCAGCTCTATTGCGCCCGGATGCATCCGCTGTTCGGCTGTCGCGTCACCCGGCTGGGCGAACTGCGCGAGGAAGGCTTCATCCTGACCGGGGGGGACGAACTGGAAACGATCACCCGCCTGCGCCAGCGTTATCGCCTGGGGACAGTGGTCAATGGCCGGGCCGAGGATATCAACGAAGCGCTTCGGCTGGTGACGCTGGGCGTCGGGATCGGCTTCCTGCCGGTTATGGCAGCGAAAAAGGCGGTCGATCAGGGCAAGCTGTGGCCGCTGCTGCCCAAGGATGCCGAACCGTCATACGATATCTATCTCATCGCGCGCGATGCGCCTTTGCGCGACACGGCGACGCAACTGTTCATGGATGAAGTGCTTCGCCGTCTGCGTGCCGTGCCTAAGGCATAGATGAAATCTATGCCTTCTATAAAAAATCAGTGTCTCCCTGAATGACCTTCGCTCCCGCATCACGGATGCATCACGGCGAAGGGAACGCTCACGATGACATTTCATGGTTCGGTTGAAGACAAAGGCAAGGTTGGCAGAACCCGGCGCCACCTTCTTGGCAGCGGTCTGGCGCTTGTCGCACTGGCGGCACTGGGCGGCTGCGGCGCTTCGAAGCCCGCTGGCGAGGCGGCGGGCGCGCAGACCGAAGCGGCCAAGACCGAATTCAATATCGGCTGGTCGATCTATGCCGGCTGGATGCCCTGGGCCTACGCGGAAAAGAGCGGTATTCTCAAGAAGTGGGCGGACAAATACGGGATCAAGATCAATCTGATCCAGGTGAACGATTACGTCGAATCTCTTAATCAGTATACGGCGGGCAAGCTGGATGGGGTCGGGTCCACCAACATGGATGCGCTGACGATCCCGGCGGCGGGCGGCAAGGATACCACGGTCCTCATTCTCGGAGACTATTCCAACGGCAACGATGGCATCGTCCTTAAGAACGCCGCTGCGATGGCGGATATCAAGGGGCGAACCGTCAATCTGGTCGAGCTTTCGGTGTCGCACTATCTGCTGGCCCGCGCGCTGACGCTCAACGGCATGCAATTGTCCGATGTAAAGACGGTCAACACATCCGATGCGGATATCGCCAGCGCGTTTGCCTCGCCGACAGTCACGGCGGTGGCGGCCTGGAACCCGCAGCTTTCGCAAATCAAGGCGGCGCCGGGCGCGACCATGGTGTTCGACAGTTCGAAGATCCCCAACGAAATCCAGGATCTGATGACGGTTTCGACCGCCACGCTCAAAGCCAATCCCAATCTCGGCAAGGCGCTGGTCGGCGCATGGTACGAAGTCCTCGGGATCATGGCGAAAGGTGATGCCAAGGCGAACGAGGCGATCGACGACATGGCGCGCATGGCGGGCACCACGCCGGAGAATTTCCGCGCGCAGCTCAAGACCACTTACATCTATTACAAGCCCGCCGAAGCGGTCAGTTATCTCACCGGCCCCGATATCATCAAGCACGAGGATGCGGTGCGCCAGTTCAGCTACGCCAAGGGCCTGTTTGGCCCGGCGGCGACTTCGGTCGATGCCATCGGGATCGGCTTCGCCAACGGCAAGACGCTGGGCGACAAGGCCAATGTGAAGCTGCGGTTCGACCCCAGCTTCATGCAGATGGCCGCCGACGGAAAACTATAACCCGCACGAAAAGACGATGCGTGGACTGTCAGCCTCGCTGCTGACGACGGGAGAGCTGTGTCTGCGAGGCGCCGCATGCGCTTTGCAAGCGTGTTTCAAGGATTGCCCAAGGGGGATGTGTTTATGAAGCGAACTCTTTTCTTTCTGCCGCTGCTGGCCATCGGCATGACACCTGTTGCCGCCTATGCTGAGGATGGCGAGGCTTCGGCCAGCGATATCACCGTCAGCGGCTCGGTCGGGCTGACCAGCCAGTACCGCCTGCGCGGTATTTCGATGAGCGACGAGGATATCGCCGTCCAGGGCGGGATCACACTGACGCACAGTTCGGGTTTCTATGTCGGAGCCTGGGCGTCGAGCCTCGGCGGCTTCGGCACGTTCGGCGGTTCCAACATGGAACTGGATGCGATTGCCGGCTATTCCACCACTGTCGGGAAAACCACGCTGGATGGCGGCCTCGTCTGGTATTTTTATCCGGGCACGGATGGGCATCAGTACGCCGAACTCTACGGCTCGGTTTCGCATCCGATCGGCCCGGTAAAGGCCAAGGTGGGCGCTTATTACGCACCCAAGCGGAAATCCATCGGCGATGAAGACAATATCTATGTCTATGGCGATCTTGCCCTGCCGATCAAGGATACGCCGGTCACGCTGAAAGCGCACCTCGGCTACACCAATGGCGACAGCGCGCTGGCCGGGCCGGATGGCCACTATCTTGATTACAGTGTCGGGGCCGACGTCGCGTGGAAGAATCTCACGCTCAACGTTTCCTACGTCGATACCGACATGGGCGGCGCGGATGCCGATGCTTTCTTCACGGTGCCCGGCGGCAAGCGTGGACGCAGCATTGTCGACGGCGCGGTGGTGGCGTCGCTGACCGCGACGTTCTGACTTCCCACGCCATCTGAACTGACTTCGGCAGCGAAAGGGGCCGCGCAGTGCGCCTGATAAATATCAAACCCGGCCGAGGAGGGCGCCTGATCGCCGGTCTGGTGCCGATTTTGATCCTTGTCCTGATCTACATGATCGCGTCGGAAGCGCGCCATGCCGTGAACCCTTCCGACAAGGTGCTGCCGACCTTTGGCGCGATGGGGGACGCAATCCTCCGTTTCGCGGCCCAGCGCGATCCGATGACGGGCAACATCACGCTGATGGCCGACACCATGGCCAGCCTCTACCGCTTGGGTATCGGGCTGGCCATAGCCACCGTCGGATCGCTCGTCCTCGGTCTGCTGCTCGGTGTGATCCCGATGGTTCGGGCCACGCTGGGGCCGATCGTAACGGTAATCGCGGTGATCCCGCCGATTGCCGTGCTGCCGATCCTGTTCATTGTCATGGGATTGGGCGAAGCATCGAAAATCGCGCTGATCGCCCTTGGCATCGCCCCCTACATGACGCGCGATCTCGCCGCTTATGTCGCGGGCCTGCCGAACGAACAGTTCCTCAAGGCGCAGACGCTCGGGGCCAACAGCTGGCTGGTCGCCGTCCGGGTCGCCCTGCCGCAGCTCATGCCCAAGCTGATCGAAAGCCTGCGGTTTTCGATGGGCCCGGCGTGGGTGTTCCTGATCGCGGCCGAAGCGGTCGCCTCCGATATCGGGCTTGGCTACCGCATCTTCCTCGTCCGGCGTTATCTCGCGATGGATATCATCCTGCCTTACGTGGCGTGGATTTCGCTTCTCGCCATCGCCGCCGATTTCCTTCTCCACACCATCAGCCGCAAGGGCTTTCCCTGGGCCCATGGAGGTGCGCGATGAGCACGCTGCTCTCCTTCAGGAACGTCTGGGTCGAATATGGCGACAAGATCGTGCTCGAACGCGTGTCGCTGGATATCGACGAAGGCTCCTTCGTTTCGGTGGTCGGCCCTTCCGGTGCGGGCAAGAGCACGTTCCTGCGGTTGATCCTTGGCCAGGAAGCGCCAAGCAGCGGGCAGATTCTGCTTGATGATGCCGAACTGCGCGCCGAATGCGCACCCGACAGGGGCGTGGTGTTCCAGCGTTATTCGGTATTCCCCCATCTCACCGCGTTGCAGAACGTGCTGTTCGGGCTCGAATGCGAACATGCGCCGGTGTTCGGCAAGCTGTTCGGCAAGCGCCGCCGCGAAGCCACGGAACAGGCCGTGGAAATGCTGTCTGCCGTCGGGCTGGAACACAATCTGGATGTCTATCCGGCGGAAATGTCGGGAGGAATGCAGCAACGGCTCGCGATTGCGCAGGCGCTGATCAA contains:
- a CDS encoding putative urea ABC transporter substrate-binding protein; this encodes MTFHGSVEDKGKVGRTRRHLLGSGLALVALAALGGCGASKPAGEAAGAQTEAAKTEFNIGWSIYAGWMPWAYAEKSGILKKWADKYGIKINLIQVNDYVESLNQYTAGKLDGVGSTNMDALTIPAAGGKDTTVLILGDYSNGNDGIVLKNAAAMADIKGRTVNLVELSVSHYLLARALTLNGMQLSDVKTVNTSDADIASAFASPTVTAVAAWNPQLSQIKAAPGATMVFDSSKIPNEIQDLMTVSTATLKANPNLGKALVGAWYEVLGIMAKGDAKANEAIDDMARMAGTTPENFRAQLKTTYIYYKPAEAVSYLTGPDIIKHEDAVRQFSYAKGLFGPAATSVDAIGIGFANGKTLGDKANVKLRFDPSFMQMAADGKL
- a CDS encoding TorF family putative porin produces the protein MKRTLFFLPLLAIGMTPVAAYAEDGEASASDITVSGSVGLTSQYRLRGISMSDEDIAVQGGITLTHSSGFYVGAWASSLGGFGTFGGSNMELDAIAGYSTTVGKTTLDGGLVWYFYPGTDGHQYAELYGSVSHPIGPVKAKVGAYYAPKRKSIGDEDNIYVYGDLALPIKDTPVTLKAHLGYTNGDSALAGPDGHYLDYSVGADVAWKNLTLNVSYVDTDMGGADADAFFTVPGGKRGRSIVDGAVVASLTATF
- a CDS encoding ABC transporter permease subunit; translated protein: MRLINIKPGRGGRLIAGLVPILILVLIYMIASEARHAVNPSDKVLPTFGAMGDAILRFAAQRDPMTGNITLMADTMASLYRLGIGLAIATVGSLVLGLLLGVIPMVRATLGPIVTVIAVIPPIAVLPILFIVMGLGEASKIALIALGIAPYMTRDLAAYVAGLPNEQFLKAQTLGANSWLVAVRVALPQLMPKLIESLRFSMGPAWVFLIAAEAVASDIGLGYRIFLVRRYLAMDIILPYVAWISLLAIAADFLLHTISRKGFPWAHGGAR
- a CDS encoding 2-oxoglutarate and iron-dependent oxygenase domain-containing protein, whose protein sequence is MTTWNDKYEGVWERLLLSLPGQAVDTLTAVSWIQGPHYFVDLRQPHWLRGAVQAACLGELQMEEARALACQQGFAGTFELSGAIATWVRSIDFQPPGDLGDRGCLEAEGELLIEHGVDADYIEYWQRAASEGDCRSVGARYTSVEDGCPVILVRHGSRFGYARARTRPVAPNADLADMLKDADIASARALLDCEIALGQVTSEGWRIDRSTLPWREGRLLMRPDADIRSGRLGVADIDARGQIFTRSLELVECHGAWDAGYHGAFPPPAAQVAKAAKAEPFRAVPVVDIAALGGPDPVAERAVVEQLRQAAADVGFLHITGHGIAPAVIDRVQHAAKRFFDQPTDTKLESYIGRSRNHRGYVPEGEEVLSGTMRDRKEAFDLALDLPAERVPADHPMLGPNQWPDLAGFREDVMGYYAAAFAVGQKLLRGFAMALGQPADSLDALVTEPPSQLRLLHYPFQPGIADAPGIGAHTDYECFTLLLATGPGLEVMNEAGDWIDAPPVPGGLVVNIGDMLEFWSNGAFVATSHRVRKVPEERYSFPLFFALDYHVALQPLGAASDAEAISSGEHLYAQTIQTFRYLQERAAKGDVGLPENARKLSSFGQAARHREAAE
- a CDS encoding LysR family transcriptional regulator, with the protein product MTTTNDPAKKQVRIDRNFASRVDWNLLRLFVEIVQAGGIGAAARRLNRQQPSVSAALKRLEDHIGTQLLRRTASGVEATTAGRALLLICEDMFESARMVPHQISQAIKQVEGLVRIQLISSVISAEFDEAIASFHRRHPAIQIELHVSPWREVLDALERGEAELGVGYDSGVRSALTYEPMFVESQQLYCARMHPLFGCRVTRLGELREEGFILTGGDELETITRLRQRYRLGTVVNGRAEDINEALRLVTLGVGIGFLPVMAAKKAVDQGKLWPLLPKDAEPSYDIYLIARDAPLRDTATQLFMDEVLRRLRAVPKA
- a CDS encoding ABC transporter ATP-binding protein produces the protein MSTLLSFRNVWVEYGDKIVLERVSLDIDEGSFVSVVGPSGAGKSTFLRLILGQEAPSSGQILLDDAELRAECAPDRGVVFQRYSVFPHLTALQNVLFGLECEHAPVFGKLFGKRRREATEQAVEMLSAVGLEHNLDVYPAEMSGGMQQRLAIAQALIKRPRILLLDEPFGALDPGIRKDMHELVTRLWRDHRLTIVMVTHDIQEAFALGTRVLAFDKRRHDPHAPHRYGSTATYDVTLERKLAAAQASDAAALPPPLPTDGQAAL